One region of Peribacillus simplex genomic DNA includes:
- the anmK gene encoding anhydro-N-acetylmuramic acid kinase AnmK has translation MYIVGLMSGTSLDGIDAALVRVDNSGLETELEVIEFMTCPFPKDIEKEIMQSLSADTSNVQLICSLNFKLGKLFANAVKEVCHKARFPIDKLDLIGSHGQTIYHQPLKEQNYIPSTLQIGEAAVIAHDTNTLVISDFRTMDMAAGGQGAPLVPFTEYILYRSEGKGRLLQNIGGIGNVTVLPKQASLNDMYAFDTGPGNMIIDGVCRQLFNINYDEAGDIAKQGKINDELLSYCISHPYIMTPPPKSTGRELFGQQYVVKLLKMFESLPSQDILATVTMFTAKSIVENYRNFIFPKTNIEEVIIGGGGSYNKTLLNMIQSLLGNYIQVLTQEELGYSSEAKEAVAFALLANETFHGNTSNVPKATGADFDVILGNMTFPPSHRIGKET, from the coding sequence ATGTACATAGTTGGATTAATGTCCGGAACATCATTGGATGGAATTGATGCCGCACTTGTTCGGGTGGATAATAGTGGACTCGAGACTGAACTGGAAGTGATTGAGTTCATGACATGCCCTTTTCCAAAAGATATTGAAAAAGAAATTATGCAGTCTTTATCTGCGGACACATCCAATGTGCAGTTAATATGCAGTTTGAATTTTAAATTAGGAAAATTATTTGCCAATGCGGTGAAGGAAGTTTGTCATAAAGCTAGATTTCCAATTGATAAACTGGATCTTATAGGATCCCATGGCCAAACGATTTACCACCAGCCTTTAAAAGAACAAAATTATATACCCTCCACGTTGCAAATTGGGGAAGCTGCAGTAATTGCTCACGATACAAACACTCTTGTCATATCCGATTTTCGTACGATGGACATGGCTGCTGGTGGACAAGGAGCTCCTCTTGTTCCTTTTACCGAATACATTCTTTATAGAAGTGAAGGGAAGGGAAGATTACTTCAAAACATAGGGGGCATTGGAAATGTAACCGTCTTACCGAAGCAAGCTTCGCTTAATGACATGTATGCTTTTGATACAGGGCCTGGGAATATGATCATTGATGGAGTATGCCGCCAATTGTTCAATATAAACTATGATGAAGCTGGTGACATAGCTAAACAAGGAAAAATTAATGACGAACTTTTATCTTATTGTATCAGTCATCCTTATATTATGACCCCTCCGCCAAAATCAACTGGCAGGGAATTGTTTGGCCAGCAATATGTAGTAAAACTATTAAAGATGTTTGAATCACTTCCTAGTCAAGATATTTTAGCAACTGTAACGATGTTTACAGCAAAGTCCATTGTGGAGAACTATCGAAATTTTATCTTTCCAAAGACCAATATTGAAGAAGTGATTATTGGCGGCGGTGGCAGCTACAACAAAACGTTATTAAATATGATTCAATCACTTCTTGGAAATTATATACAAGTCCTGACTCAAGAAGAGTTGGGATACTCTTCTGAAGCGAAAGAAGCGGTGGCCTTCGCTTTACTTGCAAATGAGACTTTCCATGGTAATACAAGTAACGTTCCCAAGGCTACCGGAGCTGACTTCGATGTCATCCTTGGCAACATGACCTTCCCTCCTTCACATCGAATTGGTAAGGAAACATAG
- a CDS encoding PTS sugar transporter subunit IIB: MKVLFVCSGGMSSAIVVSALKKEGEKQGVTIEVLAVGTQEFDAEVRNGWDVAMVAPQVKHRFDGFKASADEAGVPCEAIPAQAYSPLGGPKLLKLVTELAK; encoded by the coding sequence ATGAAGGTTTTATTCGTATGTTCAGGTGGAATGTCTAGTGCAATCGTTGTAAGCGCTTTAAAAAAGGAGGGGGAAAAACAGGGTGTAACTATAGAAGTATTGGCAGTCGGCACTCAAGAATTTGATGCAGAAGTACGAAATGGCTGGGATGTTGCAATGGTAGCTCCGCAAGTCAAACATCGTTTCGATGGCTTTAAGGCATCTGCAGATGAAGCGGGCGTCCCATGTGAAGCCATACCAGCTCAAGCTTACAGCCCTCTTGGCGGACCTAAGCTACTAAAACTGGTAACGGAACTAGCAAAATAA
- a CDS encoding ArsR/SmtB family transcription factor: MNANPNVVMIATLVSEASRAAILTVLLDGRFHPASELAYMAGIKPQTASFHLTKMVDANVVTVEKQGRHRYYGLRNQEVAQVIESFLSIAPPIEIKSLKQASEEKEMRFARTCYDHLAGNLGVKLTDYLIKIGVIYEEKDGFTVTEKGESFFTTFQIDLERVKKKRRSFTHKCLDWSERRHHLAGALGNALLERLLELNWVQRLPKTRAIKITSDGKKGLKETFSFDITNN; encoded by the coding sequence GTGAACGCAAATCCAAATGTAGTAATGATTGCTACTCTTGTGAGTGAAGCTTCTCGTGCAGCAATATTAACAGTCTTATTAGACGGTAGATTCCATCCTGCAAGCGAATTGGCATATATGGCAGGAATCAAACCACAGACGGCTAGTTTCCATTTGACAAAAATGGTCGATGCGAATGTAGTTACAGTTGAAAAACAGGGGAGACATCGATATTATGGACTTCGAAATCAAGAAGTTGCTCAAGTTATAGAGTCATTTTTATCAATAGCTCCACCAATTGAAATTAAATCATTAAAACAGGCTTCGGAAGAAAAAGAGATGCGTTTTGCAAGAACATGTTATGATCATCTTGCAGGGAATTTAGGAGTAAAATTAACAGATTATTTAATTAAAATAGGTGTTATTTATGAAGAAAAGGACGGGTTTACTGTTACTGAAAAAGGAGAGTCATTCTTTACAACTTTTCAAATTGATCTTGAAAGGGTTAAGAAAAAGCGTCGTTCATTTACACACAAATGTTTAGATTGGAGTGAAAGACGTCACCACCTTGCGGGAGCATTAGGAAATGCCCTTCTAGAAAGACTATTAGAATTAAATTGGGTTCAACGTTTACCTAAAACAAGAGCAATAAAAATCACTTCTGACGGGAAAAAGGGACTTAAAGAAACATTTTCTTTTGATATTACAAACAACTAA
- the murQ gene encoding N-acetylmuramic acid 6-phosphate etherase: protein MLEHLTTERRNEKTMSLDEMGTLEFLEVMNEEDSKVAHCVKKELPQISKAVEMIVEAMNKNGRLIYMGAGTSGRIGLLDAVECPPTFNTDPSEVVGLIAGGEKAFIKAVEGAEDSFELGPEDLKKIELTNRDVVVGIAASGRTPYVIAGLEYANQVGAGTVSISCNKGSEIGKIAKIAIEVVNGPEVLTGSTRLKAGTSQKLVCNMLSTASMVGVGKVYGNLMVDLQLTNEKLVERAKRIIMDATDCSYEIADEFLEKAHAQPKIAIVMILTNVSYEEASNRLVKAQGFIRKTI, encoded by the coding sequence ATGCTAGAGCATTTAACGACAGAGCGTCGTAATGAAAAGACCATGAGTTTGGATGAAATGGGAACACTTGAATTTTTAGAGGTAATGAACGAAGAGGACAGTAAAGTTGCCCATTGTGTGAAAAAAGAACTTCCGCAAATTTCTAAAGCCGTGGAGATGATCGTCGAAGCCATGAATAAAAACGGCAGATTAATTTACATGGGTGCAGGAACAAGCGGGCGTATCGGTTTATTGGATGCAGTAGAATGTCCACCGACATTCAATACCGATCCGAGTGAAGTAGTGGGTCTTATAGCTGGTGGGGAAAAGGCTTTCATTAAGGCAGTTGAAGGTGCTGAAGACAGTTTTGAATTAGGTCCTGAAGATTTGAAGAAAATCGAATTAACAAACAGGGACGTCGTAGTGGGCATTGCGGCTAGTGGACGCACTCCATATGTTATTGCTGGCTTGGAATATGCCAATCAAGTTGGTGCAGGAACTGTGTCGATAAGCTGTAACAAAGGTTCTGAGATAGGTAAGATTGCAAAAATTGCGATTGAAGTTGTAAACGGGCCTGAAGTCCTGACGGGTTCTACACGTTTAAAAGCTGGAACATCGCAAAAGTTAGTATGCAATATGCTTTCCACCGCCTCAATGGTTGGAGTGGGTAAAGTTTATGGTAATTTAATGGTAGATTTACAGTTAACTAATGAAAAGCTAGTTGAACGCGCAAAACGCATTATCATGGATGCTACTGACTGTAGCTATGAAATTGCAGATGAATTTTTAGAAAAGGCACATGCCCAGCCCAAAATTGCAATTGTCATGATTTTAACGAATGTATCGTATGAAGAAGCCTCAAATCGTTTAGTGAAGGCACAAGGATTCATAAGAAAAACGATTTAA
- a CDS encoding 6-phospho-beta-glucosidase: MEMKKGLKIATIGGGSSYTPELIEGFIKRYDELPIRELWLVDIEAGKEKLEIVGTLAKRMVEKAGLPMEIHLTLDRRQALQNADFVTTQMRVGLLDARIKDERIPLELGLIGQETNGAGGLSKALRTIPILLEIAEEMQELCPDAWLINFTNPAGMVTEALLRYSKHKKVIGVCNVPFNMHMSISNMLGVDMKRVHIDFAGLNHMVFGMHVFVDDQEVTDKVLEMLGNPEIQLTMKNIAPLAWNRRFLKSLGVVPCPYHRYYYKTKTILEDELEAFKSGETRAEVVKELEVGLFDLYKDETLDIKPPQLEQRGGAYYSDAACNVISSIYNDKKDIQVLNVQNKGSLTDIDYDSAVEVSCIVTKNGPIPLAMGKLPVQVHGLIQQIKSFERIGAEAAVTGSYDKALLALTINPLIPSDDLAEMVLQKLLKVHREYLPRFFSESAVSTSSFVGLQQSNETS; the protein is encoded by the coding sequence ATGGAAATGAAAAAAGGGCTGAAGATTGCCACAATTGGTGGAGGCTCCAGTTATACGCCAGAATTAATAGAAGGATTTATAAAACGATATGATGAGCTGCCTATTAGGGAACTATGGTTAGTGGATATTGAGGCAGGAAAAGAAAAACTGGAGATTGTAGGAACCTTGGCAAAACGTATGGTTGAAAAAGCAGGACTTCCAATGGAAATACATCTAACGTTAGACCGCCGTCAAGCCTTGCAAAATGCTGATTTTGTCACAACGCAAATGAGAGTGGGTTTACTTGATGCACGAATCAAGGACGAGAGGATCCCGTTGGAATTAGGCTTAATTGGTCAGGAAACAAATGGTGCAGGAGGATTGTCCAAAGCATTACGAACTATCCCCATTCTTCTGGAAATTGCAGAAGAAATGCAGGAACTCTGCCCTGATGCATGGTTAATTAATTTTACAAACCCAGCGGGGATGGTAACGGAAGCCCTTCTCCGCTACAGCAAGCATAAAAAAGTCATTGGTGTATGCAATGTTCCATTTAATATGCATATGTCTATTTCTAACATGCTTGGTGTTGATATGAAAAGAGTGCACATAGATTTCGCAGGGTTAAACCATATGGTATTCGGGATGCATGTGTTCGTTGATGATCAAGAAGTAACAGATAAAGTGCTTGAAATGCTGGGCAATCCTGAAATTCAGCTGACGATGAAGAATATTGCCCCATTAGCTTGGAACAGAAGGTTTTTGAAATCTTTAGGTGTTGTGCCTTGCCCGTACCATCGTTATTATTACAAAACTAAAACGATTTTAGAAGACGAGTTGGAAGCATTCAAATCTGGGGAAACTCGAGCAGAAGTTGTGAAAGAATTAGAAGTAGGTTTGTTTGACCTATATAAGGATGAAACCCTTGACATCAAGCCTCCACAACTAGAGCAGCGCGGTGGAGCTTACTATAGTGATGCAGCGTGTAATGTCATTTCTTCTATTTATAATGATAAAAAAGATATTCAAGTGCTAAATGTACAAAACAAAGGATCGCTTACTGATATTGATTATGATTCAGCTGTCGAAGTAAGCTGCATTGTCACCAAAAATGGACCAATTCCTTTGGCTATGGGTAAATTACCCGTACAAGTGCATGGCTTGATTCAACAAATCAAATCATTTGAAAGAATTGGTGCAGAGGCAGCCGTTACAGGTTCTTATGATAAAGCATTATTAGCTTTAACGATTAACCCGCTTATTCCAAGTGATGACCTGGCGGAAATGGTTTTACAAAAACTGTTAAAAGTGCATCGAGAATACTTACCGCGATTCTTCAGTGAAAGTGCAGTATCGACATCAAGTTTCGTTGGATTACAGCAATCCAATGAAACTTCATAA
- a CDS encoding ATP-binding protein → MDVSSNNSGTGLGLAIARQIIIAHGGDLHIDSKPQLGTQCSIIFHSN, encoded by the coding sequence ATCGATGTATCTTCTAATAATTCTGGAACTGGATTAGGGCTGGCTATTGCAAGACAAATTATTATAGCTCATGGCGGAGATCTTCACATAGATAGTAAACCTCAACTAGGAACCCAGTGTAGTATTATATTTCATTCGAACTAG
- a CDS encoding PTS sugar transporter subunit IIC, which translates to MDKFVAFLENNLSTPMAKLSEQKHLRAIRDGVVSALPFIIFGSLFLIIAFPPVAADTALGEWSAKHIAEILIPYRLTMFIMTLYITFGIGYSLSQSYKLDPLSGGLLSLAAFLFTIGVKMMDDVGFVLPMTNLGGHGLFVGMLVSIFAVEILRLCKTKNITIKMPDSVPTSVARSFEALIPVTIVLLVMTLITVVFAVDLHSLVDKAVAPLISAGDTLPGVLIPVFLITFFWSFGIHGVSVVGAVARPVWEVYLGNNSAAVAAGKAIPHIAPETFFQWFIWIGGSGATLGLVIAMLLTAKSTYSKAMGKATIVPSIFNINEPVIFGMPIVLNPVLIIPFIITPLIGATLAYIATSIGLVNPTYVMVPWTLPAPIGAYLSTGGDWRAIVLVMVNLTISVIVYLPFFKMYDKKLLAQENMVETTDSKNIAL; encoded by the coding sequence ATGGACAAGTTTGTAGCTTTTTTAGAAAATAATCTTTCAACACCTATGGCTAAATTGTCTGAGCAAAAACATTTACGTGCAATTCGGGATGGTGTGGTTTCTGCGTTACCATTCATCATTTTTGGCAGTTTATTCTTGATCATTGCATTTCCGCCCGTTGCAGCAGATACTGCATTAGGTGAATGGTCTGCAAAACATATAGCAGAAATTTTAATACCATATCGATTAACGATGTTTATCATGACGTTATATATTACTTTTGGTATAGGCTACAGTTTATCTCAAAGCTATAAACTTGATCCGCTATCTGGAGGTTTACTATCATTGGCAGCCTTCTTGTTCACAATTGGTGTAAAGATGATGGATGATGTGGGGTTTGTTTTGCCAATGACAAATCTCGGGGGCCATGGTCTTTTTGTAGGAATGCTTGTATCCATTTTTGCAGTCGAAATTTTACGTCTTTGTAAGACAAAAAATATCACAATTAAAATGCCGGATTCTGTTCCGACTTCAGTAGCCCGTTCATTTGAAGCATTAATACCAGTTACAATCGTATTGCTTGTTATGACTTTAATTACAGTCGTTTTTGCTGTTGATTTACATTCACTCGTTGATAAAGCAGTTGCACCACTCATCAGTGCAGGCGACACATTGCCAGGTGTATTAATTCCAGTATTTTTGATTACATTCTTCTGGTCATTTGGTATTCATGGCGTTTCAGTGGTAGGTGCCGTAGCTCGTCCGGTATGGGAAGTGTACTTGGGGAATAACTCGGCGGCAGTTGCAGCTGGAAAGGCAATTCCCCACATCGCTCCTGAAACTTTCTTCCAATGGTTTATTTGGATTGGCGGGTCTGGTGCAACTTTGGGTTTAGTAATTGCCATGCTCTTAACGGCAAAGTCTACCTATAGTAAAGCAATGGGGAAAGCAACAATTGTTCCAAGCATTTTTAACATCAATGAACCTGTTATCTTTGGGATGCCAATTGTACTAAACCCGGTACTGATTATTCCATTTATCATTACACCGCTAATTGGTGCGACACTTGCATATATTGCAACATCCATCGGACTTGTGAACCCGACATATGTAATGGTTCCCTGGACATTGCCCGCTCCAATAGGCGCCTACCTTTCAACTGGCGGTGATTGGAGAGCCATCGTTCTCGTGATGGTGAATTTAACCATTTCCGTTATTGTGTATCTGCCATTCTTTAAGATGTACGATAAAAAGCTTTTAGCGCAGGAAAACATGGTAGAAACAACAGATAGTAAAAATATTGCTTTATAA
- a CDS encoding DUF871 domain-containing protein, which produces MGKLGISIYPEHSTVKKDMEYIALAHKYGFKKIFTCLLSVEGDKEKILKEFKETIRFANQLNMEVMVDIAPRVFGSLGISYDDLSFFAELGAYGIRLDIGFTGNEESIMTHNPYDLKIEINMSNATKYLENIIDYKPNKENLVGSHNFYPHRYAGLGYPHFIKCCESFKKHNIRTAAFISSHAATYGPWPIMEGLCTLEMHRELPITTQAKHLYATGLIDDVIIANAYASEDELKQLSQLNRGLLTFNVNLHETITALEKKIVLEEFHFYRGDVSDYLIRSTQSRVKYKSDEFKPTYTPDIRRGDILIENELYGQYKGELQIALKEMKNSGKTNVVGRIAEEEIFLLDHLEPWGKFQFNIK; this is translated from the coding sequence ATGGGTAAACTCGGTATATCTATCTATCCAGAGCATTCAACCGTTAAAAAAGATATGGAATACATTGCACTTGCACACAAATATGGATTCAAAAAGATCTTTACTTGCTTGCTTTCTGTCGAAGGTGACAAAGAAAAGATTTTAAAAGAATTTAAAGAAACGATTCGTTTTGCCAATCAATTGAATATGGAAGTGATGGTCGATATTGCTCCCCGAGTATTCGGTTCACTAGGCATTTCTTATGATGACTTATCGTTTTTTGCAGAATTAGGTGCGTATGGAATCAGGCTGGACATAGGTTTTACAGGTAACGAAGAGTCGATTATGACACATAATCCATATGATCTAAAAATTGAAATAAACATGAGCAATGCAACAAAATATTTAGAAAATATTATCGATTACAAACCAAATAAAGAGAATTTAGTTGGATCGCATAACTTCTATCCTCATCGCTATGCAGGATTGGGCTATCCTCATTTTATAAAATGCTGTGAGTCATTCAAAAAGCATAATATCCGCACGGCAGCTTTCATAAGCTCCCATGCAGCAACGTACGGACCTTGGCCTATAATGGAAGGATTATGTACATTAGAAATGCACCGGGAATTACCTATTACAACTCAAGCGAAACACTTGTATGCGACAGGGTTGATTGATGATGTAATTATTGCGAATGCCTACGCATCTGAAGATGAATTGAAACAGCTTAGCCAGTTAAACAGAGGTCTATTAACATTTAATGTTAACCTTCACGAAACCATAACAGCTTTAGAGAAAAAAATAGTATTGGAAGAATTCCATTTTTACCGTGGAGATGTTTCCGATTATCTTATTCGCTCGACTCAATCACGCGTGAAATATAAGAGCGACGAATTTAAACCAACATATACGCCTGATATAAGACGCGGTGATATTTTAATTGAAAATGAGCTCTATGGACAATATAAAGGGGAATTGCAGATTGCATTGAAGGAAATGAAGAATTCGGGAAAAACAAATGTAGTGGGCCGAATAGCAGAAGAGGAAATTTTTCTCCTCGATCATTTGGAACCATGGGGGAAATTCCAATTCAATATTAAATGA
- a CDS encoding PTS lactose/cellobiose transporter subunit IIA, whose amino-acid sequence MSTELNNNEMEIFEIISHSGNARGLAFEALKEAEDFNFEKAEDLIKQGQEELNLAHKTQTKLIQAELNGVPSEKTLLMIHAQDHLMTAMSEQKLIEHMIRIVKKLAPQQ is encoded by the coding sequence ATGTCAACTGAATTGAACAATAATGAAATGGAAATTTTTGAAATAATATCACATAGTGGAAATGCAAGAGGATTAGCATTCGAAGCACTAAAAGAAGCGGAAGATTTTAATTTTGAAAAGGCAGAGGATCTAATTAAACAGGGCCAGGAAGAATTGAACTTGGCCCATAAGACACAAACCAAGCTCATTCAAGCAGAATTGAATGGAGTTCCAAGTGAGAAAACTTTATTAATGATTCATGCACAGGATCACTTGATGACGGCAATGAGTGAACAAAAACTAATTGAACATATGATTCGCATTGTAAAAAAGCTAGCCCCACAACAGTAA
- a CDS encoding MurR/RpiR family transcriptional regulator → MPVENIILRIESLLNQLPKSERKIAQYILENPQEIIRMTIHELADHANASSSAVTRFCHSIKVNSFSELKVSLSSLISQPEKKGFHDIEPNETIASIKNKIVSNSVQAIQETAHYLDEAVLDNIIETMRGADVIYVYGLGASWLVAEDITQKWLRLGKIVSANQDPHITATALAASSKNTVFFCISNSGETEEILELVDIAKAYGIKTIGLSRLGNNGLTKKVDMSLNHVRAPEAKFRSAATSSLFAQFLTVSIIFYAYVSKFYNENKNEIERSRESVLKFTKRNLDT, encoded by the coding sequence ATGCCCGTCGAAAATATTATATTGAGAATTGAAAGTTTATTGAACCAGTTGCCAAAATCAGAAAGGAAAATTGCACAATATATCTTAGAAAATCCACAAGAAATTATAAGAATGACGATACATGAATTAGCTGACCATGCCAATGCCAGCAGTTCGGCCGTAACGAGATTTTGTCATTCTATAAAAGTTAACAGTTTTTCGGAACTGAAGGTATCCCTATCATCCCTAATTTCCCAACCGGAGAAAAAAGGTTTCCATGACATTGAGCCTAATGAAACAATAGCGTCCATTAAAAATAAAATAGTCTCCAACTCTGTACAAGCTATACAAGAAACGGCACATTATTTGGATGAGGCCGTTCTTGACAATATCATTGAAACCATGAGGGGTGCAGATGTAATTTATGTCTATGGTTTAGGAGCTTCATGGCTCGTTGCTGAAGATATTACACAGAAATGGCTACGGTTAGGAAAGATTGTAAGTGCCAATCAAGACCCGCATATTACGGCCACTGCGCTTGCTGCATCATCAAAGAACACCGTTTTTTTCTGTATATCCAATAGTGGCGAAACTGAAGAAATTCTGGAACTCGTTGATATTGCTAAAGCATATGGAATTAAAACAATTGGTTTATCGCGGTTGGGGAACAATGGACTAACTAAAAAAGTTGATATGTCCCTAAATCATGTACGTGCACCGGAGGCTAAGTTCCGAAGTGCTGCAACAAGTTCGCTTTTTGCACAATTTCTAACGGTCAGCATTATTTTCTATGCGTATGTTTCAAAATTTTATAATGAAAATAAAAATGAAATTGAACGTTCAAGGGAATCTGTATTGAAATTCACCAAAAGAAATTTGGATACTTGA
- a CDS encoding N-acetylglucosamine kinase produces the protein MNYIIGVDGGGTKTEAAAFDLDGNKISEGKAGFGNLLINEKQAIANIIQAIEESIAPIDNGSCHYICLGLAGYGGVENPQGIKSALRKAFNAPFTIVNDGIIAHAALLKGNDGILTISGTGSVSIGIHKGIEKSAGGWGHILGDEGSGYWIAMQAFIKMTKEEDEGDDYSLLTETILKKLGLHSVMELKKFIYSATKSEIAAFVPLIVQHAEEGDGSSQNILNQAGYHLSKQTLKVIKKLKLSENVTIAIKGSILTNIPLVQSSFINHIKLENPNVKFVVEDVSATLGCYYIAMKHLK, from the coding sequence ATGAATTATATTATCGGTGTTGACGGCGGGGGCACTAAAACTGAAGCAGCGGCTTTTGATTTAGATGGTAATAAAATAAGTGAAGGCAAAGCTGGGTTTGGAAACCTGCTTATAAATGAAAAACAAGCCATCGCCAACATTATACAGGCAATTGAAGAAAGCATAGCTCCTATTGATAATGGTAGCTGCCATTACATTTGCTTAGGATTAGCCGGGTATGGAGGAGTTGAAAATCCGCAGGGCATAAAAAGTGCATTAAGAAAGGCATTTAATGCCCCGTTCACGATTGTAAATGATGGAATTATCGCTCATGCTGCTTTACTAAAAGGAAATGATGGCATTTTGACCATATCCGGAACTGGATCTGTAAGTATCGGCATCCATAAAGGTATCGAGAAATCGGCTGGTGGCTGGGGACACATTCTTGGGGATGAAGGAAGTGGCTATTGGATCGCCATGCAGGCTTTTATAAAAATGACGAAAGAAGAGGATGAGGGAGATGACTATAGCCTTTTAACCGAGACAATACTTAAAAAACTTGGGCTTCATAGTGTTATGGAACTGAAGAAATTCATTTATTCCGCCACGAAATCCGAGATTGCCGCGTTTGTTCCCCTAATTGTCCAACATGCGGAGGAGGGCGATGGTTCCTCGCAAAATATTCTGAATCAGGCCGGGTACCACCTTTCAAAACAAACGCTTAAGGTTATCAAGAAGTTAAAGTTAAGTGAGAATGTTACAATTGCAATAAAAGGTAGCATATTGACAAATATACCATTGGTGCAAAGCTCTTTCATCAATCATATTAAACTTGAAAACCCAAATGTGAAATTTGTTGTAGAAGACGTATCAGCTACCTTGGGTTGTTACTACATAGCAATGAAGCATTTAAAGTAA
- a CDS encoding NAD(P)-dependent oxidoreductase, with the protein MNILILGASGRVGGQIVTYALHDRHHVTVLVRNPEKLQINCENLTIIQGNVLNKGDISHAMHGIDVVISALNTDGTTTLSESMPLIIEEMEEEGIQRIITIGTAGILQSRTTPNSLRYQSSESKRKSTRAAIEHHKVYDMLKQSPLEWTIVCPTYLPDGESVGKYRVEGNFLPEDGVEISVPDTAEFTFSLIKSSDYIKSRVGIAY; encoded by the coding sequence ATGAATATTTTAATTTTGGGTGCATCTGGACGAGTTGGAGGTCAAATAGTTACTTATGCCCTTCATGATAGACACCATGTTACTGTATTAGTTCGAAATCCAGAGAAGCTTCAAATAAATTGTGAAAATTTAACTATTATCCAAGGTAATGTTTTAAATAAAGGTGATATCTCACATGCAATGCATGGGATTGATGTAGTTATTAGTGCGCTGAATACTGATGGTACAACCACTCTATCAGAAAGTATGCCACTAATTATCGAAGAAATGGAAGAAGAAGGAATACAACGAATTATCACTATAGGAACTGCAGGTATCCTGCAAAGCAGAACCACACCAAATTCATTGCGTTATCAGTCAAGTGAATCAAAGCGTAAGTCTACCCGTGCAGCGATAGAACATCATAAAGTTTACGATATGCTCAAACAGTCACCACTCGAATGGACTATTGTCTGTCCTACGTATTTGCCGGATGGGGAAAGTGTAGGTAAATATCGTGTAGAAGGTAATTTTTTGCCGGAGGACGGCGTAGAAATATCCGTGCCGGATACAGCAGAGTTTACATTTAGTCTAATAAAAAGTAGCGATTATATAAAATCACGTGTAGGTATCGCCTACTAA